TTAAGGAGGAGATCCCGTTGTCTCTTCGACCCCGCCGGCGAttgagaggagaggaggggaggtcgagatggagatggagatggagatgtcgACGAGCTTCCCGCTGCCTTGTCTCGCCATGGTGCACGGCGTAGGCCCCGAACACCAACAACCCACGGCGACGACGCTGTTCAGTCTCGCCGGCGCGAGGCCCCTCGCCGGAGTCGCCCTTGAGGAGGAGCTGAAGAACAAATCAGTCTGCCCCACGCCGCAGGGGTGGGTGCTAGTCCAGCAccgagacgccgccgccgccacctacctGCTGGATCCGCGCAGCAGCCAAAGGATCGACCTGCCGCATCTCGCAATCCAGCAGGGCCTGATCCCCTACTGCAGCTGCCTGCTCGCCGGCGACCCCACGGCAACCCCGGGGTGCCCAGTGCTAGTGGTGGAGCCCATGGCCACCTTGCTATGGTGCTGCCGCGTCGGCGACGGCGAGTGGACCAGGCACGACTACGACATCGGGACCCTGGGAGACGACCACTTCGTCGAGAAGAGGGTCATCGCGCCCATCGCCGCGTGCCGGGGCAGGTTCTATTTCAACGCCGTCCCCGCCGAGACTCGCGTGCTGGAGCTGGCTCGCCCAGGGTCGGGGGCGCCGGCGTTTAGCTCGGTCGCGACGGAGCCCGCG
This region of Triticum dicoccoides isolate Atlit2015 ecotype Zavitan unplaced genomic scaffold, WEW_v2.0 scaffold173766, whole genome shotgun sequence genomic DNA includes:
- the LOC119344568 gene encoding uncharacterized protein LOC119344568; translation: MEMEMEMSTSFPLPCLAMVHGVGPEHQQPTATTLFSLAGARPLAGVALEEELKNKSVCPTPQGWVLVQHRDAAAATYLLDPRSSQRIDLPHLAIQQGLIPYCSCLLAGDPTATPGCPVLVVEPMATLLWCCRVGDGEWTRHDYDIGTLGDDHFVEKRVIAPIAACRGRFYFNAVPAETRVLELARPGSGAPAFSSVATEPAEADRFGRARVFMVGTDDDELYKVVLLHRGGSYDEARVLKMDLSERRWRPVEDLGGRTFFVAPMYFGASCAPTGGRVRQDCIYSLVGVAKNTFRVFSLKDGTSEVRQLEEEEEEQPGPETVGKSRPCWVLPTHPTS